One region of Fragaria vesca subsp. vesca linkage group LG4, FraVesHawaii_1.0, whole genome shotgun sequence genomic DNA includes:
- the LOC101292296 gene encoding 3-ketoacyl-CoA thiolase 2, peroxisomal-like, whose amino-acid sequence MEKAINRQKVLLDHLRPSSSSDDSSLSASVCAAGDSAAYARNHVFGDDVVIVAAYRTPLCKAKRGGFKDTYADDLLAPVLKAVVEKTNLNPKEVGDIVVGTVLAPGSQRASECRMAAFYAGFPETVPVRTVNRQCSSGLQAVADVAAAIRAGFYDIGIGAGLESMTANPMAWEGDVNPKVKIFEQAQNCLLPMGITSENVAHRFGVSRQEQDQAAVDSHRKAAAATAAGRFKDEIIPVATKIVDPKSGDEKPVTISVDDGIRNTTLADLAKLKPVFKKDGTTTAGNSSQVSDGAGAVLLMKRSVADQKGLPILGVFRSFVAVGVDPAIMGVGPAAAIPVAVKAAGLELDDIDLFEINEAFASQFVYCRNKLGLDPEKINVNGGAMAIGHPLGATGARCVATLLHEMKRRGKDCRYGVISMCIGTGMGAAAVFERGDRTDELCNARKVDSLNFLSKDAR is encoded by the exons GCGTCGGTATGTGCGGCGGGGGATAGCGCTGCCTATGCTAGGAATCATGTCTTTGGGGACGATGTCGTCATCGTTGC AGCTTATCGCACTCCACTCTGCAAGGCTAAGCGTGGCGGCTTCAAGGATACTTACGCTGATGATCTCCTCGCACCTGTCCTCAAG GCCGTGGTTGAGAAAACCAATCTCAATCCCAAGGAAGTTGGGGATATTGTTGTCGGTACCGTCTTGGCCCCAGGATCTCAGAGAGCTAGCGAATGCAGGATGGCTGCTTTCTATGCTGGCTTCCCTG AGACTGTGCCGGTTAGAACTGTGAACAGACAATGTTCGTCTGGCCTCCAAGCAGTTGCTGATGTTGCTGCTGCCATTAGAGCAGGGTTTTATGATATTG GCATTGGTGCTGGTTTGGAATCCATGACTGCAAACCCAATGGCATGGGAAGGGGATGTTAATCCTAAA GTAAAGATCTTTGAACAAGCCCAGAATTGCCTTCTTCCTATGGGAATCACCTCAGAAAATGTTGCTCATCGTTTTGGTGTTTCAAGGCAGGAGCAAGATCAGGCTGCA GTTGACTCTCATAGAAAGGCAGCTGCTGCTACTGCTGCTGGTAGATTTAAAGATGAAATCATCCCTGTGGCAACCAAG ATTGTTGATCCAAAATCTGGTGATGAGAAACCTGTTACAATCTCTGTTGATGATGGGATTCGAAACACAACATTGGCGGACCTAGCAAAACTGAAGCCTGTGTTTAAGAAAGATGGGACCACCACTGCTG GTAATTCTAGTCAAGTTAGTGATGGTGCTGGAGCTGTTCTCTTGATGAAGAGAAGTGTTGCCGACCAAAAAGGATTGCCGATTCTTGGTGTTTTCAG GAGTTTTGTTGCTGTTGGTGTGGATCCTGCCATCATGGGTGTTGGCCCAGCTGCTGCAATTCCAGTTGCAGTCAAGGCAGCTGGTTTAGAGCTTGATGATATTGACCTTTTTGAGATAAATGAG GCTTTTGCATCCCAATTCGTGTATTGCCGTAACAAGCTGGGACTTGATCCAGAAAAAATCAATGTTAACGGAGGTGCAATGGCCATTGGCCATCCACTTGGTGCAACTG GTGCCCGTTGTGTTGCCACTCTTTTGCATGAGATGAAGCGTCGTGGTAAAGACTGCCGCTATGGAGTGATCTCAATGTGCATAG GCACAGGGATGGGTGCAGCTGCCGTTTTTGAAAGAGGAGACCGGACCGATGAACTCTGCAATGCTCGCAAGGTCGATTCGCTCAACTTCTTATCCAAGGATGCTCGATAG